CTCCACTCATCGATATTTACGTAATTGACTgatatatttgtttcatttacAACCACGATAAACATGAAAAGGATAATGCGCAGTAGATGACAATTtacatcttttttctttcaaggAATTACCTGTGGCATTTGTGACATTCAAATCTCGGTGGGGAGCAGCAATGGCGGCTCAAACTCAGCAGCACACGAATCCACTTCTATGGATCACTGAAATGGCTCCTGAACCGAGTGATGTCTCATGGAGGAATCTATCAATTCAATACAAAATCTTGCCTGTTTATAAAATAGGAGTCATTCTTGCAGCAACACTTCTCACTATTTTCTTTGCAGTGCCCGTCACTGCTGTTCAAGGGATTGCTAAGTTTGAGAAACTTAAGAAATGGTTTCCTCCAGCAATGGCTATAGAATTCATGTAAGAActctttttcttcagtttccaTTACCTCTTAGACTCAACTCAAGTCTCCGATACGGAGATGTATCTGGAACAGGTATACTCTTTTAATGGTTCTTTGAGTTGACATATTTTATTGAACCATAGACCAGGATTATCCTCAGTGGTGACAGGGTACCTTCCAAGTGCAGTCCTCAAAGGGTTCATATACATTGTTCCATTTGCAATGCTTGGGATGGCTAAACTGGGTGGGTCCATCTCAAAAAGCAAAGAGGAGATCAAAGCTTGCAACATGGTTTTCTATTTTCTGTTGGGGaatgttttctttttgagtttaatttcaGGCTCTTTACTTGATGAGATTGGAGAATATGTTAGTCATCCTAAGAATTTGCCTAGTCATCTTGCTGCTCTCGTCTCTTCTCAGGTAAGTTCTCTCTTCATATATTCTTCTGTATTATAGTTATTTATGTAGCTCTACCAGTCTATTTTTGTTGAACATGAATATATTTGTTCTAAATGCATAATCATACATGGATATAAGAAtatgatctttcaaatacatgaaaaaacttACAAAACTCAAAGATATGTCTAATCTAGCCGACACACATCTAAGTTCGAGTAGGGTACTTTCTTTCTGTTCACAAATTATGTATGATCTGTGCACGTTTAAAGGATTAGCATCATAAGGATGAAAGGATTCAAAATGATTCACATATTCTTTATATAATCTGTTAttcacaatatatatatatatgtgtgtgtgtgttttctCATCAATTATTTGCGAAAACTGCTCTGATTTGAGTAAGGATTCACATGTTCCAGGCAGATTTCTTCATGACATACATCCTCACAGAGGGGCTCTCAGGGTTTTCTTTGGAAGTTCTTCAGCCAGGATTACTAATCTGGGATTTTATAAAATCCCGGACTTACTgccgaggaaaagagaaagatcTTTATCTTTATTCACTGCAATATTTCCGGATCATCCCCATCGTCTCCCTTTCAATACTGATTGGCATAGTTTATGCAGTCATTGCCCCATTGTTGCTTCCTTTTCTTATTGTCTACTTCTTCCTTGGCTACGCCGTCTATATCAATCAGGCAAATTTCTACGTTCCggttctttattttataaaaacttgACACTAGTACTCAAATCCTAGTGGTTGTGGCAATTGGGTGAACAATTTGGTGCAACATTTTTGCAGATTCAGGATGTATACGAAACTGTTTATGACACATGTGGTACATTTTggccattcattcatcattacATAATTGTTGCAATCATTCTGATGCAAATCACAATGATTGGTCTCTTCGGATTGAAGTCGAAACCAGCAGCTTCCGTATCCACCATTCCCCTCCTTTTGCTCACCATAATGTTCAATGAGTACTGCAAGATTCGCTTTCTTCCTGCATTTCGAAGCCACTCTATTCAGGTAcgttgaatttttataaattattcttAATGCCCACCCAGTCACCGAACACTGAAATTAAACAAACTAGCGGTTGTTTTTCATGGACAGAATGCTGTTGAAAACGATGAACTTGATGAGAAAAGTAGTGAGATGGAACATAGCTTTGACAAGGCAATTGAAGAATATCTTCAGCCATGTTTGGTTCCTGTGAGTTTTACACAATCAGACTCTAGCTTGTACCAGCCTTTGATTACATCATGGTAGTTATAGTCTAAACACTGTTGGGGTCTTTTCTTTCCGATGTTCGAGATTGAGTGTTAGATATAGTATCTGTTGATACAGAttcatttaaaatcttttcatatATGTGGATGGATTATAAACATATTCCAATTTTCAACAAATCTAGATgcaaatatttctaaaattgcATATATCAGAATGAAAACAGAAACTAGTACAGAAACCTATGTACAATCAGATTCAAATAACATTCAAACAATGAAGGCTTTCAAATTCAAtatctgaaaaagaaaacaatatccATTGAAATACCAATATAAACAATCCATGGTTCACGAATTCAaacagtatatatatatatatatgacagaCTGAATGAAAGAATCAATCAGATTTTTCCACCAAGTAAGGTGACCAAGAAATTCCTGTAATCTCCAGAAGTATCCCCCGTAACTGCATCATCGAGACTGGACTTATAAATGTTCAAATATTCTGATTTTACTTTCATCATATCGATTTCTGCTCTGCTTATTATTGCTCTTGTCAGTGAATCTTCATCGGTTCCCAGTCCA
This sequence is a window from Gossypium raimondii isolate GPD5lz chromosome 5, ASM2569854v1, whole genome shotgun sequence. Protein-coding genes within it:
- the LOC105770474 gene encoding CSC1-like protein At3g54510 isoform X1, which gives rise to MNSQSLLASVGINIGLAMVILFLFSILKKQPSNAAIYYPRPLSKRHPITFPPFSLRRFIPSFSWIPRAFRVTEDEILQTNGLDALIVIRLFKFGINFFTVCSSVGLLILLPINFGGQPASSDSYRSMDSCTISNIKTGSNMLWVHFMCLWFISLYGLHLLYKEYSEILVKRIQQVRNLRHRPDQFTTLVREIPVCGEHQARGCCVDHFFSKHHPYSYHSYKMLYDGKDIEDLSKQAKYVHEKVQGLRKKCEGKKHGKESDECRDDLLKITGLEEKLEELCRKFRQLQSEDMLKGKELPVAFVTFKSRWGAAMAAQTQQHTNPLLWITEMAPEPSDVSWRNLSIQYKILPVYKIGVILAATLLTIFFAVPVTAVQGIAKFEKLKKWFPPAMAIEFIPGLSSVVTGYLPSAVLKGFIYIVPFAMLGMAKLGGSISKSKEEIKACNMVFYFLLGNVFFLSLISGSLLDEIGEYVSHPKNLPSHLAALVSSQADFFMTYILTEGLSGFSLEVLQPGLLIWDFIKSRTYCRGKEKDLYLYSLQYFRIIPIVSLSILIGIVYAVIAPLLLPFLIVYFFLGYAVYINQIQDVYETVYDTCGTFWPFIHHYIIVAIILMQITMIGLFGLKSKPAASVSTIPLLLLTIMFNEYCKIRFLPAFRSHSIQNAVENDELDEKSSEMEHSFDKAIEEYLQPCLVPVSFTQSDSSLYQPLITSW
- the LOC105770474 gene encoding CSC1-like protein At3g54510 isoform X2; this encodes MLWVHFMCLWFISLYGLHLLYKEYSEILVKRIQQVRNLRHRPDQFTTLVREIPVCGEHQARGCCVDHFFSKHHPYSYHSYKMLYDGKDIEDLSKQAKYVHEKVQGLRKKCEGKKHGKESDECRDDLLKITGLEEKLEELCRKFRQLQSEDMLKGKELPVAFVTFKSRWGAAMAAQTQQHTNPLLWITEMAPEPSDVSWRNLSIQYKILPVYKIGVILAATLLTIFFAVPVTAVQGIAKFEKLKKWFPPAMAIEFIPGLSSVVTGYLPSAVLKGFIYIVPFAMLGMAKLGGSISKSKEEIKACNMVFYFLLGNVFFLSLISGSLLDEIGEYVSHPKNLPSHLAALVSSQADFFMTYILTEGLSGFSLEVLQPGLLIWDFIKSRTYCRGKEKDLYLYSLQYFRIIPIVSLSILIGIVYAVIAPLLLPFLIVYFFLGYAVYINQIQDVYETVYDTCGTFWPFIHHYIIVAIILMQITMIGLFGLKSKPAASVSTIPLLLLTIMFNEYCKIRFLPAFRSHSIQNAVENDELDEKSSEMEHSFDKAIEEYLQPCLVPVSFTQSDSSLYQPLITSW